A DNA window from Drosophila pseudoobscura strain MV-25-SWS-2005 chromosome 2, UCI_Dpse_MV25, whole genome shotgun sequence contains the following coding sequences:
- the mIF2 gene encoding translation initiation factor IF-2, mitochondrial isoform X2 yields MSVAQLAKVLQRPVDDVQEAMLYVKGADNIEPAAKLADLKMIQEIAKKLGAKTRVVATPEASCEDDQKERDVTPRPPAPPELLQPRPPVVTVMGHVDHGKTTLLDSLRGADVAAGEAGGITQHIGAFTVTLENGEQVTFLDTPGHAAFSAMRARGAVATDIIVLVVAAEDGVMAQTREVIQLAKEAQVPIIVALNKIDKPEADIEKSKRELAQMGLALEEHGGDIQVIPISALKGTNLQLLAEAVSTQATLMGLKSDPSGLVEGIVVESKTDPRRGKLSTAIVSRGTLRKGSVLLSGLAHAKVRGLFDHNGKPLTEAPPGTPVEILGWRELPLAGDLILEVETEKKAHAVLKYREHEAQQEKIESSSEEIRKKDEEHQATYRAAREARRLAGRFRMRGGQRVKQVDENEGKPRVSVIIKGDVHGSVEAILDVLETYSSNEICRLDIVHYGVGNVTEGDLELAKAFDAIIYAFAVETPQNKATKDVNVRSYNIIYRLIDDLKEQLSSKLPPVEVEEVLGEANVLQSFIINEGRKEVPVAGCRCTKGVLKKAQKFRLVRDGEVVYDGQLESMRHLKNEVDSIKKDVECGLRLRDAKVLPQAGDILQCYTTHMEAQQTDWDPGF; encoded by the exons ATGAGCGTGGCGCAGTTGGCCAAAGTGCTGCAAAGGCCAGTCG ATGACGTCCAGGAGGCCATGTTGTACGTAAAAGGCGCTGATAACATCGAACCCGCCGCTAAGCTGGCGGATCTCAAAATGATCCAAGAAATAGCTAAAAAGCTGGGAGCCAAGACCCGCGTGGTGGCCACACCAGAAGCATCCTGCGAAGACGATCAGAAGGAGCGTGATGTGACGCCCAGGCCGCCTGCGCCGCCAGAGCTGCTACAGCCTCGCCCCCCCGTTGTCACTGTCATGGGCCATGTGGATCACGGCAAGACAACGCTGTTGGACTCGTTGCGTGGTGCTGATGTGGCAGCTGGAGAGGCTGGTGGCATCACCCAACACATCGGTGCCTTTACTGTAACTCTGGAGAACGGCGAACAGGTCACGTTTCTCGACACTCCGGGCCACGCAGCTTTCAGTGCAATGAGAGCACGTGGTGCTGTGGCCACTGACATCATAGTGCTGGTGGTGGCCGCCGAGGATGGCGTCATGGCGCAGACACGCGAAGTCATCCAGCTGGCCAAGGAGGCGCAGGTGCCCATAATCGTGGCCCTCAACAAGATCGATAAGCCCGAGGCGGATATT GAAAAGAGCAAGCGAGAGCTGGCGCAAATGGGTCTGGCTCTCGAGGAGCATGGCGGCGATATCCAGGTCATACCCATTTCGGCTCTAAAGGGCACCAACTTGCAGTTGCTCGCCGAGGCAGTCAGCACACAAGCGACTCTCATGGGGCTGAAGTCGGACCCCTCGGGTCTGGTCGAGGGAATTGTGGTGGAGTCAAAAACAGACCCTCGACGTGGGAAGCTTTCCACTGCCATAGTGTCCCGAGGCACACTACGCAAAGGTTCTGTGCTGCTGAGTGGCTTGGCGCATGCAAAGGTTCGAGGTCTGTTCGACCATAATGGAAAGCCTCTGACTGAAGCGCCTCCTGGTACCCCAGTAGAGATTCTTGGCTGGCGAGAGCTGCCACTGGCTGGCGATCTTATACTGGAGGTGGAAACGGAG AAAAAAGCCCATGCAGTGCTGAAGTATCGCGAGCACGAGGCTCAGCAGGAGAAGATCGAGTCCAGCAGCGAGGAGATACGAAAAAAGGATGAGGAGCATCAGGCCACGTATCGGGCAGCGCGCGAGGCCCGTCGCCTAGCAGGACGCTTTCGCATGCGCGGTGGCCAGCGGGTCAAACAGGTGGACGAGAACGAAGGCAAGCCGCGTGTCAGTGTCATCATCAAGGGAGATGTGCATGGCTCTGTGGAGGCGATACTGGATGTGCTGGAGACCTACAGCAGCAACGAGATCTGCCGCCTGGACATTGTGCACTATGGCGTGGGCAACGTAACTGAGGGAGACCTAGAGCTTGCCAAAGCATTCGATGCCATTATCTACGCCTTTGCTGTGGAGACGCCCCAGAACAAGGCCACCAAAGATGTGAATGTGCGAAGCTACAATATAATTTATCGGTTGATTGACGATCTGAAGGAGCAACTTAGCAGCAAGCTGCCCCCTGTGGAGGTAGAGGAAGTTCTGGGAGAGGCCAACGTACTGCAGAGTTTCATCATCAACGAGGGACGCAAAGAGGTGCCCGTGGCTGGGTGTCGGTGCACCAAGGGCGTACTGAAGAAAGCCCAAAAGTTCCGATTGGTGCGTGACGGTGAAGTTGTCTACGATGGACAATTGGAATCGATGCGTCATCTGAAGAACGAAGTAGATTCGATCAAAAAGGACGTGGAGTGTGGACTGCGCTTAAGGGATGCAAAGGTGCTGCCGCAGGCCGGCGACATACTCCAATGCTACACCACGCACATGGAGGCCCAGCAAACGGATTGGGATCCAGGTTTCTAG
- the mIF2 gene encoding translation initiation factor IF-2, mitochondrial isoform X1 — MLRISCLYRLPNALHCSQSFSHWKQAPATFRLFHVDAARLKRRKTAEEKKSPRIIEYSPKKAQPANGLPSGGSEIWRHMSVAQLAKVLQRPVDDVQEAMLYVKGADNIEPAAKLADLKMIQEIAKKLGAKTRVVATPEASCEDDQKERDVTPRPPAPPELLQPRPPVVTVMGHVDHGKTTLLDSLRGADVAAGEAGGITQHIGAFTVTLENGEQVTFLDTPGHAAFSAMRARGAVATDIIVLVVAAEDGVMAQTREVIQLAKEAQVPIIVALNKIDKPEADIEKSKRELAQMGLALEEHGGDIQVIPISALKGTNLQLLAEAVSTQATLMGLKSDPSGLVEGIVVESKTDPRRGKLSTAIVSRGTLRKGSVLLSGLAHAKVRGLFDHNGKPLTEAPPGTPVEILGWRELPLAGDLILEVETEKKAHAVLKYREHEAQQEKIESSSEEIRKKDEEHQATYRAAREARRLAGRFRMRGGQRVKQVDENEGKPRVSVIIKGDVHGSVEAILDVLETYSSNEICRLDIVHYGVGNVTEGDLELAKAFDAIIYAFAVETPQNKATKDVNVRSYNIIYRLIDDLKEQLSSKLPPVEVEEVLGEANVLQSFIINEGRKEVPVAGCRCTKGVLKKAQKFRLVRDGEVVYDGQLESMRHLKNEVDSIKKDVECGLRLRDAKVLPQAGDILQCYTTHMEAQQTDWDPGF, encoded by the exons ATGTTAAGAATAAGCTGTTTATATCGACTACCAAATGCACTGCACTGCAGCCAATCCTTCAGCCATTGGAAACAGGCACCGGCAACGTTTCGGTTATTTCATGTGGACGCCGCACGCCTAAAACGCCGGAAAACAGCTGAAGAGAAG AAATCCCCGCGAATTATAGAGTATTCACCGAAGAAAGCGCAGCCGGCGAATGGATTGCCGTCTGGTGGATCGGAAATCTGGAGGCACATGAGCGTGGCGCAGTTGGCCAAAGTGCTGCAAAGGCCAGTCG ATGACGTCCAGGAGGCCATGTTGTACGTAAAAGGCGCTGATAACATCGAACCCGCCGCTAAGCTGGCGGATCTCAAAATGATCCAAGAAATAGCTAAAAAGCTGGGAGCCAAGACCCGCGTGGTGGCCACACCAGAAGCATCCTGCGAAGACGATCAGAAGGAGCGTGATGTGACGCCCAGGCCGCCTGCGCCGCCAGAGCTGCTACAGCCTCGCCCCCCCGTTGTCACTGTCATGGGCCATGTGGATCACGGCAAGACAACGCTGTTGGACTCGTTGCGTGGTGCTGATGTGGCAGCTGGAGAGGCTGGTGGCATCACCCAACACATCGGTGCCTTTACTGTAACTCTGGAGAACGGCGAACAGGTCACGTTTCTCGACACTCCGGGCCACGCAGCTTTCAGTGCAATGAGAGCACGTGGTGCTGTGGCCACTGACATCATAGTGCTGGTGGTGGCCGCCGAGGATGGCGTCATGGCGCAGACACGCGAAGTCATCCAGCTGGCCAAGGAGGCGCAGGTGCCCATAATCGTGGCCCTCAACAAGATCGATAAGCCCGAGGCGGATATT GAAAAGAGCAAGCGAGAGCTGGCGCAAATGGGTCTGGCTCTCGAGGAGCATGGCGGCGATATCCAGGTCATACCCATTTCGGCTCTAAAGGGCACCAACTTGCAGTTGCTCGCCGAGGCAGTCAGCACACAAGCGACTCTCATGGGGCTGAAGTCGGACCCCTCGGGTCTGGTCGAGGGAATTGTGGTGGAGTCAAAAACAGACCCTCGACGTGGGAAGCTTTCCACTGCCATAGTGTCCCGAGGCACACTACGCAAAGGTTCTGTGCTGCTGAGTGGCTTGGCGCATGCAAAGGTTCGAGGTCTGTTCGACCATAATGGAAAGCCTCTGACTGAAGCGCCTCCTGGTACCCCAGTAGAGATTCTTGGCTGGCGAGAGCTGCCACTGGCTGGCGATCTTATACTGGAGGTGGAAACGGAG AAAAAAGCCCATGCAGTGCTGAAGTATCGCGAGCACGAGGCTCAGCAGGAGAAGATCGAGTCCAGCAGCGAGGAGATACGAAAAAAGGATGAGGAGCATCAGGCCACGTATCGGGCAGCGCGCGAGGCCCGTCGCCTAGCAGGACGCTTTCGCATGCGCGGTGGCCAGCGGGTCAAACAGGTGGACGAGAACGAAGGCAAGCCGCGTGTCAGTGTCATCATCAAGGGAGATGTGCATGGCTCTGTGGAGGCGATACTGGATGTGCTGGAGACCTACAGCAGCAACGAGATCTGCCGCCTGGACATTGTGCACTATGGCGTGGGCAACGTAACTGAGGGAGACCTAGAGCTTGCCAAAGCATTCGATGCCATTATCTACGCCTTTGCTGTGGAGACGCCCCAGAACAAGGCCACCAAAGATGTGAATGTGCGAAGCTACAATATAATTTATCGGTTGATTGACGATCTGAAGGAGCAACTTAGCAGCAAGCTGCCCCCTGTGGAGGTAGAGGAAGTTCTGGGAGAGGCCAACGTACTGCAGAGTTTCATCATCAACGAGGGACGCAAAGAGGTGCCCGTGGCTGGGTGTCGGTGCACCAAGGGCGTACTGAAGAAAGCCCAAAAGTTCCGATTGGTGCGTGACGGTGAAGTTGTCTACGATGGACAATTGGAATCGATGCGTCATCTGAAGAACGAAGTAGATTCGATCAAAAAGGACGTGGAGTGTGGACTGCGCTTAAGGGATGCAAAGGTGCTGCCGCAGGCCGGCGACATACTCCAATGCTACACCACGCACATGGAGGCCCAGCAAACGGATTGGGATCCAGGTTTCTAG